The Prochlorococcus sp. MIT 1300 genome has a window encoding:
- a CDS encoding GUN4 domain-containing protein produces the protein MPSDSSTANNPSIEELLERFSKGSPRQRRGLVETFEQRVEDIAALGKASLENFDREGDDWGAGWILQILKRHKPDVLETILTSQPSGWFVAHTSQGIDFGPLQDDLLSERFEEADRYTSAILRKLAGVSAEKRGYVYFSEVESISGVDLVTLDRLWVAYSQGRFGFSVQSRLLKALDGRYDRLWPRIGWKKDGVWTRYPGAFTWSLSAPEGHMPLVNQLRGVRLMDAILSHPSLTSR, from the coding sequence ATGCCTTCTGATTCATCCACCGCTAACAACCCCAGTATTGAAGAGCTTCTTGAACGCTTTTCAAAAGGTTCACCCCGTCAACGAAGGGGACTTGTTGAGACATTTGAACAAAGAGTGGAAGACATTGCTGCCTTGGGCAAAGCTTCATTGGAAAACTTTGATCGAGAAGGAGATGACTGGGGGGCAGGGTGGATACTGCAGATACTAAAGAGGCATAAACCTGATGTATTGGAGACCATACTTACTTCTCAACCAAGTGGTTGGTTCGTAGCGCATACCTCTCAGGGAATTGATTTTGGCCCTCTTCAGGATGATCTTTTATCAGAACGTTTTGAAGAGGCTGATCGTTATACCAGTGCAATTCTTAGGAAATTAGCTGGGGTTTCGGCGGAGAAGAGAGGATATGTATATTTCAGCGAAGTTGAAAGCATTTCTGGGGTTGACCTTGTGACATTGGATCGCCTTTGGGTTGCTTACTCGCAAGGAAGATTTGGTTTTTCTGTTCAGTCAAGGCTTTTAAAAGCTTTGGATGGACGTTATGACCGTCTGTGGCCACGAATAGGATGGAAAAAAGATGGTGTTTGGACAAGATATCCAGGAGCTTTTACGTGGTCTCTCAGCGCGCCCGAAGGCCATATGCCCCTTGTTAATCAGCTAAGGGGGGTTCGCCTCATGGATGCAATCCTTAGTCACCCTTCCTTGACTAGCAGGTGA
- a CDS encoding ATP-binding protein encodes MRSFFKGDGFSWRDFKSPSTLQLSPLLELLLEPVDCEMTMTRLHLGLHEALVNAVQHGNSGNPEKNLRIRRILTPKWLIWQIQDEGAGIPDFARVDSLPADLDSISGRGLFLIYRCFDDVRWSRKGNRLQLACRRQKTINSLDNQGL; translated from the coding sequence TTGAGATCTTTCTTTAAAGGAGATGGGTTCAGCTGGAGGGATTTCAAATCTCCTTCAACATTGCAACTGTCACCATTACTTGAACTTTTGCTTGAGCCAGTTGATTGTGAGATGACGATGACTCGCCTGCATTTAGGGCTTCATGAGGCTTTGGTAAATGCAGTACAACATGGGAATTCTGGTAATCCAGAGAAGAATCTCAGGATCCGCAGAATCCTTACCCCTAAATGGCTTATTTGGCAGATACAGGATGAAGGGGCTGGTATACCTGATTTTGCCAGGGTTGATTCTTTACCAGCAGATCTGGATTCAATAAGTGGCCGAGGCTTATTTTTGATTTACCGGTGTTTTGATGATGTGAGATGGAGTCGTAAGGGAAATAGGCTTCAACTTGCATGCCGTCGCCAAAAGACTATTAACTCTTTGGACAACCAGGGTCTTTAA
- a CDS encoding DUF6439 family protein, producing MQKPQDKLPKEIRELATDLHNKLVLNDRSWHKFKSDKNRRAAELLSGALVQLLHGGSHKDVEEFASQAIRWLKGEVKDPGCPKS from the coding sequence ATGCAAAAACCTCAGGACAAACTACCAAAAGAAATAAGAGAACTTGCAACAGATTTGCACAACAAGCTTGTTTTAAATGATCGTAGTTGGCATAAATTTAAATCGGATAAGAATCGGCGTGCCGCCGAGCTTTTATCTGGAGCATTAGTACAACTACTTCACGGTGGAAGTCATAAAGACGTAGAGGAATTTGCTTCACAAGCTATCCGTTGGCTTAAAGGGGAAGTTAAAGACCCTGGTTGTCCAAAGAGTTAA
- a CDS encoding class I SAM-dependent methyltransferase, with protein MVPTPIRQIATPNNLTKLAYQTLQQGKSLAGLAHKELSTKLMEVMAPGAIPKTKPITKELLIELRRSMAELEKRDWLEAEEGIYPKSLLFDAPWLDWAKTYPLVWLDLPSTWKRRKARKVREIPIQIEAEMYPNYYLQNFHHQTDGYLSDHSAELYDIQVEILFNGTADSMRRRVLAPLKRGLNRFSKRSQGSLRVLDVATGTGRTLNQIRGALPKIEILGIDLSLSYLRQASKYLNQNNSGLAQLIRGNAEDLPFSSHSMQGVTCVFLLHELPREARYNVLKECWRVLEPGGVLVIADSIQPADSPQFSLVMENFQRVFHEPYYKDYINDNIEDHLNEIGFNGVTAESHFMTRVWNATKPTK; from the coding sequence ATGGTACCAACCCCAATTAGGCAAATTGCAACGCCTAACAACCTAACCAAGCTTGCCTATCAAACCCTTCAACAAGGTAAAAGCCTTGCAGGCCTGGCTCACAAGGAGCTGAGTACAAAGCTTATGGAAGTAATGGCTCCAGGAGCTATTCCGAAAACAAAGCCAATCACGAAAGAACTTTTAATAGAGCTAAGACGCTCTATGGCAGAACTAGAAAAACGAGATTGGTTGGAAGCAGAAGAAGGGATCTATCCCAAATCACTACTATTTGATGCTCCCTGGCTTGATTGGGCAAAAACCTATCCACTTGTATGGCTTGACCTTCCATCAACATGGAAACGAAGAAAAGCAAGAAAAGTAAGAGAAATCCCAATACAAATCGAAGCAGAGATGTATCCAAATTACTACTTGCAAAATTTCCACCACCAAACAGATGGATACTTAAGTGATCACTCAGCAGAGTTATATGACATACAAGTCGAAATTCTTTTCAATGGAACTGCTGACTCAATGCGCAGAAGAGTTTTGGCTCCTCTAAAACGAGGACTTAACCGTTTCAGTAAAAGATCCCAAGGTAGTTTAAGAGTCTTAGATGTAGCAACAGGAACAGGAAGAACACTCAATCAAATCCGCGGAGCACTTCCTAAAATAGAGATTTTAGGTATTGACCTTTCCTTGTCATATCTTCGACAAGCAAGTAAGTACCTTAACCAAAACAACTCAGGATTAGCACAATTAATAAGAGGGAATGCCGAAGATCTCCCCTTCTCCAGCCATAGCATGCAAGGTGTTACTTGTGTATTTTTACTTCACGAGTTACCTAGAGAAGCTAGATACAATGTTTTAAAAGAATGCTGGCGAGTACTAGAACCAGGAGGTGTATTGGTTATTGCTGATTCGATCCAACCTGCAGACTCACCACAATTCAGTCTGGTAATGGAGAACTTTCAAAGAGTCTTTCATGAGCCTTACTATAAGGACTACATAAATGACAACATAGAGGATCACCTAAATGAGATAGGTTTCAATGGGGTAACAGCTGAATCCCATTTCATGACAAGAGTATGGAATGCAACAAAGCCTACAAAATGA
- the glnA gene encoding type I glutamate--ammonia ligase gives MGKSPQEVLRQIKDEGIELIDLKFTDLHGKWQHLTVTSDMVEEESFKTGLAFDGSSIRGWKAINESDMAMVPDSNTAWIDPFYRHKTLSLICSIQEPRSGEPYSRCPRALAQKALAYLTSTGLADTAFFGAEPEFFIFDDVRYNSSEGGCFYSVDTIEAPWNTGRVEEGGNLAYKIQTKEGYFPVAPNDTAQDIRSEMLLLMGQLGIPIEKHHHEVAGAGQHELGMKFAELINAADNVMTYKYVVRNVARKYGKTATFMPKPVFNDNGTGMHVHQSLWKSGQPLFFGEGTYANLSQTARWYIGGILKHAPSFLAFTNPTTNSYKRLVPGFEAPVNLVYSQGNRSAAVRIPLTGPSPKAKRFEFRPGDAMANPYIAFSAMMMAGIDGIKNQIDPGDGVDVDLFELPANELANIDTVPSSLNDALNALKKDNKYLTEGGVFSEDFINNWIDIKYEEVQQLRQRPHPHEFVMYYDA, from the coding sequence ATGGGCAAATCTCCTCAAGAAGTTCTCCGCCAGATCAAAGACGAGGGAATTGAGCTTATAGACCTGAAATTCACTGATTTACATGGAAAGTGGCAGCACCTGACAGTCACCTCAGACATGGTTGAGGAAGAATCATTCAAAACTGGACTTGCTTTTGATGGCTCATCCATTCGTGGATGGAAGGCTATAAACGAGTCAGATATGGCAATGGTCCCCGATTCAAACACTGCCTGGATAGATCCTTTTTACAGACATAAAACCCTAAGCCTGATTTGTTCTATACAAGAACCTCGAAGTGGAGAGCCTTATTCAAGATGTCCAAGGGCCTTAGCTCAAAAAGCCCTTGCTTATCTCACAAGCACCGGGCTTGCAGATACGGCCTTCTTTGGAGCAGAGCCTGAGTTCTTTATTTTTGATGATGTGCGATACAACTCCAGCGAAGGAGGTTGCTTTTACAGTGTTGACACAATTGAAGCACCATGGAATACAGGCCGAGTAGAAGAAGGTGGAAATCTTGCTTACAAAATCCAGACAAAGGAAGGATATTTCCCAGTTGCCCCAAATGATACTGCACAAGATATTAGATCAGAGATGTTGCTTCTAATGGGGCAACTGGGAATCCCAATTGAAAAACATCACCACGAAGTTGCAGGCGCAGGACAACATGAACTAGGGATGAAGTTCGCTGAGCTAATTAATGCAGCAGATAATGTAATGACCTACAAGTATGTAGTGAGAAATGTCGCAAGGAAATATGGAAAAACTGCTACTTTCATGCCTAAACCAGTCTTCAATGACAATGGCACCGGCATGCATGTTCACCAAAGTCTATGGAAAAGTGGTCAACCTCTTTTCTTTGGTGAAGGTACTTATGCGAACCTTTCACAAACTGCGAGATGGTACATAGGGGGGATTCTTAAACATGCTCCTTCATTCCTTGCCTTTACTAACCCAACTACCAATAGCTACAAGAGACTAGTCCCAGGCTTTGAAGCACCCGTAAACCTTGTCTATTCACAAGGGAACAGATCTGCAGCTGTTCGAATTCCACTTACCGGACCAAGCCCTAAAGCCAAAAGATTTGAGTTCAGGCCAGGAGATGCAATGGCCAATCCCTACATCGCCTTTAGCGCAATGATGATGGCAGGAATTGATGGAATTAAAAATCAGATTGATCCTGGTGATGGTGTAGATGTTGATTTATTTGAGCTACCAGCAAATGAACTTGCAAATATTGACACCGTACCGTCCTCATTAAATGATGCTCTAAATGCATTAAAAAAAGACAATAAATACTTAACTGAAGGCGGCGTATTTAGCGAGGACTTTATAAATAATTGGATAGACATCAAGTACGAAGAGGTTCAGCAATTAAGGCAAAGACCTCACCCTCACGAGTTTGTAATGTATTACGATGCCTAG
- a CDS encoding alanine--glyoxylate aminotransferase family protein: MATTKFIPPVDQSHHKVFAPIKSPDRLLLGPGPSNAHPDVLKAMALPPIGHLDPFYISLMGEVQGLLRYAWQTDNRLTLPMSGTGSSAMEATLANTVEPGDTVLVAIKGYFGHRLVDMAERYRANVQVLQKCWGEAFSLEELEKGLKDHRPAILAMVHAETSTGVCQPMEGIGDLCRKYDCLLLLDTVTSLGGVPLFLDEWKIDLAYSCSQKGLSCPPGLGPFTMSSRAEEKLQRRKGKVPNWYLDVSLLNKYWGSDRVYHHTAPVNMNFGIREALRLLAEEGLENSWKRHNDNAQQLWEGLEDLGLELHVPEELRLPTLTTVRIPNGIDGKAFALHLLNKYGIEIGGGLGELAGKVWRIGLMGYNSRSENVERVLKVFESELPNFREGVSFAA, encoded by the coding sequence TTGGCGACGACCAAATTCATCCCCCCTGTTGATCAAAGCCATCACAAGGTTTTTGCACCAATTAAATCTCCAGACCGTCTTCTGTTAGGGCCTGGTCCTTCTAATGCTCATCCCGATGTGCTGAAGGCGATGGCTTTGCCGCCTATTGGACACCTTGATCCGTTTTACATTTCATTAATGGGTGAGGTGCAGGGATTGTTGCGTTATGCGTGGCAGACCGACAACCGACTCACTCTCCCCATGAGTGGTACAGGGAGCTCGGCAATGGAGGCTACCCTCGCTAATACAGTCGAACCAGGAGATACTGTCTTAGTAGCAATTAAGGGCTATTTCGGTCATCGATTGGTTGATATGGCAGAGAGATATAGGGCTAATGTTCAAGTTCTTCAGAAGTGTTGGGGTGAGGCCTTTTCTCTAGAGGAATTAGAAAAAGGCCTTAAAGATCATAGGCCTGCCATCTTGGCAATGGTTCATGCGGAGACCTCAACAGGTGTATGCCAGCCAATGGAAGGGATTGGAGATCTTTGTAGAAAGTACGATTGCTTGTTGCTTTTGGACACTGTTACCTCCCTGGGAGGAGTTCCTCTTTTCTTAGACGAGTGGAAGATTGACCTTGCATATAGCTGCAGTCAGAAGGGTTTGAGTTGTCCCCCAGGATTAGGTCCTTTTACAATGAGTTCAAGGGCTGAGGAGAAACTACAAAGGCGCAAGGGGAAGGTTCCAAATTGGTATTTAGATGTTTCTCTTTTAAACAAATATTGGGGAAGTGATCGTGTCTATCATCACACCGCCCCAGTGAATATGAACTTTGGAATTAGAGAAGCACTTCGACTTTTAGCCGAAGAGGGCTTGGAAAATTCTTGGAAACGACATAACGATAATGCTCAGCAACTATGGGAGGGTCTAGAGGATTTAGGACTTGAACTACATGTTCCTGAAGAGCTGAGATTGCCAACATTGACAACGGTACGAATTCCTAATGGTATAGATGGGAAGGCATTTGCCCTTCACCTTTTAAACAAATATGGAATTGAAATTGGAGGTGGTTTAGGTGAATTAGCAGGGAAGGTATGGAGAATTGGACTTATGGGATACAACTCACGTTCAGAAAATGTCGAACGAGTGCTTAAGGTATTTGAGTCAGAGTTGCCTAATTTTCGCGAGGGTGTTTCCTTTGCCGCTTGA
- a CDS encoding nucleoside deaminase, translating to MAFSVKACHPKKALAHPIELSTKHRQHWMAVLLKRAHQLGVTGEIPVTAVILDHYGRCIGHGSNNRELTQNPLGHAELIALRQASWIREDWRFNDCTLIVTLEPCPMCAGALVQARMGQVIFGTSDPKRGGLGSTIDLAKHKSAHHHMVVIGGVMEDQAKTQLQSWFKRQRKHPREN from the coding sequence ATGGCCTTCTCCGTTAAGGCATGCCACCCAAAGAAAGCATTGGCGCATCCCATTGAACTAAGTACCAAGCATCGTCAGCACTGGATGGCTGTACTACTTAAGAGAGCTCACCAATTAGGGGTAACAGGGGAAATCCCTGTTACCGCCGTGATTCTCGATCATTATGGACGCTGTATTGGGCATGGAAGTAACAATAGAGAGCTAACACAAAACCCTCTTGGTCACGCTGAGTTGATAGCTCTTCGTCAAGCCTCATGGATCAGAGAGGATTGGAGATTTAACGATTGCACTCTCATCGTCACACTGGAACCCTGCCCAATGTGTGCAGGTGCTTTAGTTCAAGCGAGAATGGGGCAAGTGATCTTTGGAACATCTGACCCGAAAAGAGGCGGCCTAGGAAGCACAATTGATCTGGCTAAACACAAAAGTGCTCACCATCACATGGTCGTAATTGGTGGCGTAATGGAAGATCAAGCAAAGACTCAATTACAAAGTTGGTTCAAGCGGCAAAGGAAACACCCTCGCGAAAATTAG
- a CDS encoding pyridoxal phosphate-dependent decarboxylase family protein, which produces MFFILAGTPQIKPANTLAYFASPEKFDPELQRFLEDASSKLCTWLGEATRRGPLPALSDLPDVAPKKSGLSWDLLLDDFQQIMDGAYQPSHPGAIAHLDPPPLTASIVADLICAGLNNNLLAEELSPGLTKLEREVCRWFADQLGLPPSAGGVAASGGTLSNLMALVLARNAANLGTDSNAVVLASQDAHVSLAKAIRVMGLGVESLELVSTNADGKMSIEALETHIALLKKQGRNCFAIVATAGTTVRGAIDPLEQIAAIAFRENIWLHIDGAIGGAFALSSSTKSLVHGIGLADSVTLNPQKVLGITKTSSLLLVAQKENLCTTFATGLPYIEPAWGDAHGGEMGLQGSRSAEILKLWIGLKQLGEDGIKQLLEGAIDRRVYLEERIDLSCFNLVSGPLHLVAFSPSNFDEHQSSQWSFSTRQTLLDNDLMLSRPVYRNRHYLKAVLGNPHTQITHLDELAKTINKSLSGFSI; this is translated from the coding sequence TTGTTTTTTATCTTGGCTGGCACTCCCCAAATCAAGCCAGCTAATACATTGGCTTACTTCGCATCTCCAGAGAAATTTGATCCTGAATTACAGAGATTTTTGGAGGATGCAAGTTCGAAGCTATGTACTTGGCTGGGAGAAGCTACTAGGCGGGGACCTCTACCAGCACTTAGTGACCTGCCAGACGTAGCTCCGAAAAAGTCTGGCCTTTCATGGGATCTTTTGCTGGATGATTTTCAGCAGATAATGGATGGGGCATATCAACCTTCCCATCCAGGGGCAATAGCCCATTTAGACCCTCCTCCTTTAACTGCATCAATAGTTGCTGACTTGATTTGTGCTGGCCTTAATAACAACCTTTTGGCGGAAGAGTTGTCTCCAGGCTTAACCAAATTAGAAAGAGAGGTTTGCCGTTGGTTTGCTGATCAGCTTGGTTTACCCCCATCAGCTGGTGGCGTGGCTGCAAGTGGTGGCACTTTAAGTAACTTGATGGCCCTGGTTTTGGCTCGCAATGCTGCGAACTTAGGAACAGATTCAAATGCTGTTGTTCTTGCGAGTCAGGATGCTCATGTCTCATTAGCTAAAGCGATTCGTGTTATGGGCCTAGGTGTTGAATCTCTAGAGCTTGTTTCGACTAATGCTGATGGGAAAATGTCCATTGAGGCTCTGGAGACGCATATTGCTTTACTGAAAAAACAAGGTAGAAATTGTTTTGCCATTGTTGCCACAGCTGGAACCACTGTCCGTGGGGCAATTGATCCTCTTGAGCAAATAGCTGCCATTGCTTTCAGAGAAAATATTTGGCTTCACATTGATGGAGCTATAGGTGGTGCTTTTGCACTTTCATCTTCAACAAAATCTTTGGTTCATGGAATCGGATTGGCTGATTCGGTGACTTTGAACCCGCAAAAAGTGTTAGGTATTACAAAAACTTCTTCACTATTATTGGTTGCCCAGAAGGAAAACCTTTGCACTACTTTTGCAACTGGTCTTCCTTATATAGAGCCTGCTTGGGGGGATGCACATGGTGGTGAAATGGGATTGCAGGGTAGTAGGTCAGCAGAAATTTTAAAACTTTGGATAGGACTTAAACAACTTGGAGAGGATGGTATAAAACAATTGCTTGAAGGTGCTATCGATCGTCGCGTTTACTTAGAGGAGAGAATAGATTTATCTTGTTTTAATTTGGTTAGTGGGCCCTTACATTTAGTTGCATTCAGCCCAAGTAACTTTGATGAGCATCAATCTTCACAATGGTCGTTTTCTACTAGACAAACTTTGTTAGATAACGATCTAATGCTTTCTAGACCGGTCTATAGAAATCGTCATTATTTAAAGGCAGTGCTTGGTAATCCTCATACACAGATCACTCATTTGGATGAGTTGGCTAAAACAATAAATAAATCTCTTAGCGGGTTTAGTATATGA
- a CDS encoding GTP-binding protein, with translation MMQRKGLLVWMLIAFTAIIVLSTLLQVFRSILWDLSYLLPGWIIGPLLLLLAAIIVISILQYGSPLWESIQKKSKQLRQTDQQPKFSPRTRQQAARQSLIGIDKLLEKLQDDIARESLQQERERVGKELDRGDLVVVVFGTGSSGKTSLIRALLNEIVGEVGAAMGSTTESATYRLRLKGFTRGLQLIDTPGILESGKDGKSREKEAKKKAAQADLMIVVVDGDIRSSELEAINSLTTMGKRLLLVLNKCDLRGEEEERRLIKLLRGHSKKLLDPEDVIPCSAAPQSIPRPGEKPLQPIPEIRSLLQRLAKVLHEDGEELLADNLLLQCKTLGEAGRRLLDKQRQKTAKRAIDRYSWISGGIVTATPLPGVDLLGAAAVNAQMVMEIAAIYGINLTRSRAQELAISVGRTLATLGVVKGGVSIIGASLSLNLPSLLLGRAIQGIVAAWLTRVAGASFITYFQQDQDWGDGGIQEVVQHHYDLNRRGSSLENFIATALREVVDPLQQKSLRQLPPRPRPREEEVTFDLENQER, from the coding sequence ATGATGCAACGCAAAGGTCTACTAGTTTGGATGCTTATAGCCTTCACGGCTATTATAGTTCTATCAACATTACTCCAAGTTTTCCGGAGCATACTTTGGGACCTTAGTTATCTATTACCTGGTTGGATAATAGGCCCATTACTATTACTATTAGCAGCAATTATTGTAATTTCTATTTTACAATATGGATCACCACTTTGGGAATCCATACAAAAAAAAAGTAAGCAATTAAGGCAAACTGATCAACAGCCGAAATTCTCACCTCGAACCAGACAACAGGCAGCGAGACAGAGTTTAATTGGAATCGATAAATTACTCGAGAAGCTGCAAGATGATATCGCGAGGGAGAGTCTTCAACAGGAGCGAGAGCGTGTTGGAAAAGAGCTTGATCGAGGTGATTTAGTTGTTGTTGTATTTGGCACTGGCTCTAGTGGGAAAACATCTCTTATTCGAGCATTACTAAATGAAATCGTTGGCGAGGTAGGTGCCGCGATGGGATCAACCACCGAAAGTGCAACATACAGACTTAGATTAAAGGGTTTTACTAGAGGTCTTCAACTGATCGACACCCCAGGAATACTTGAGTCAGGTAAAGATGGCAAAAGCCGAGAAAAAGAAGCAAAGAAAAAAGCTGCTCAAGCAGACCTAATGATAGTTGTGGTAGATGGTGACATAAGGTCCTCTGAACTGGAAGCAATAAACAGCCTTACAACCATGGGCAAGCGTCTACTGCTTGTTCTAAATAAATGTGATTTACGAGGCGAAGAAGAAGAGCGGCGTCTAATTAAACTACTTAGAGGTCACAGCAAAAAACTACTCGATCCAGAAGATGTTATTCCTTGCAGTGCTGCACCACAATCGATACCTCGTCCAGGTGAAAAGCCTTTACAGCCCATCCCAGAGATCAGATCACTTTTACAACGTCTTGCCAAGGTTCTCCATGAAGATGGAGAAGAGTTATTAGCCGACAACCTACTTTTGCAATGTAAAACCCTTGGAGAAGCTGGCCGACGATTACTGGACAAACAAAGACAAAAAACTGCCAAAAGGGCGATCGATCGTTATAGCTGGATTAGCGGAGGGATTGTCACTGCAACACCATTGCCAGGAGTTGACCTACTAGGTGCAGCAGCAGTCAATGCTCAAATGGTGATGGAAATAGCTGCTATATATGGAATTAATTTAACCCGAAGCAGAGCTCAAGAGCTTGCTATATCAGTCGGCAGAACCCTTGCAACCCTTGGAGTTGTAAAAGGAGGAGTCTCTATTATTGGCGCATCCTTAAGTTTAAATCTTCCAAGCTTGTTGTTAGGAAGAGCTATTCAGGGGATTGTGGCTGCTTGGCTTACTCGAGTTGCAGGTGCAAGCTTCATCACTTATTTCCAACAAGATCAAGATTGGGGGGATGGAGGCATTCAAGAAGTTGTTCAACATCACTATGACTTAAATCGTCGTGGTTCATCTTTAGAAAACTTTATTGCGACAGCCTTAAGGGAGGTTGTTGATCCCCTTCAACAGAAAAGTCTGAGACAGCTACCTCCTCGCCCAAGGCCTCGGGAGGAGGAGGTAACATTTGACCTCGAGAATCAAGAAAGGTAA
- the lspA gene encoding signal peptidase II codes for MNKKFLKREQLLLISFLIILLDQLSKEWATQALSPGITKPLLPWLLQLQIVRNTGAAFSLFSNSTFFLGLLSLLVGIGLIVWIWNHAPVNTWQGLSLAFLLGGTIGNGFDRWRLGHVIDFIELRPIEFPIFNVADIAINIALLCFAVDVIKRRNKGQVH; via the coding sequence ATGAACAAAAAATTCCTTAAGCGTGAGCAATTACTTTTAATTAGCTTTCTTATAATCTTGCTTGATCAGTTAAGCAAAGAGTGGGCCACCCAAGCCCTTTCTCCTGGAATTACAAAGCCTCTTTTGCCATGGCTATTACAACTACAAATAGTAAGAAATACAGGTGCAGCCTTTAGTCTTTTTTCTAATTCAACCTTTTTTCTTGGCTTACTAAGCCTTTTAGTCGGCATAGGTTTAATCGTCTGGATATGGAATCATGCTCCAGTTAATACCTGGCAAGGACTGTCCTTAGCCTTTCTTTTAGGCGGAACTATTGGTAATGGTTTCGACCGTTGGAGGCTTGGGCATGTAATCGACTTTATTGAACTAAGGCCAATAGAGTTCCCAATATTCAATGTGGCCGACATAGCAATCAATATTGCCCTATTGTGCTTCGCAGTTGACGTAATAAAACGCAGAAACAAAGGGCAAGTCCATTGA
- a CDS encoding biotin transporter BioY, translating into MRPLVTLTSSVAGLMMILVGTLMPSGLLIPGEDFSTKVLSLPSTWQVPALLLTALVCGPNAGVIASVAYITIGLFQLPVFHGGGTLDYLFTPGFGFLVGFIPAAWLTGRLANQAGMNNLPRLTLSAVAGLMALQACGVLNLIFGSLMIRWSNPLPELLFTYTLAPLPAQLSLCACVGLIAIPLRKLLLIK; encoded by the coding sequence TTGCGTCCCCTTGTCACCTTAACCAGTTCGGTAGCCGGGCTAATGATGATCCTTGTAGGGACTCTCATGCCTTCAGGGTTATTAATACCAGGCGAAGACTTCTCAACGAAAGTCCTGAGTCTTCCAAGCACTTGGCAAGTTCCTGCTTTGTTATTAACCGCATTAGTTTGTGGTCCCAATGCCGGAGTAATAGCTTCAGTGGCTTATATAACAATTGGCTTATTCCAATTACCAGTATTTCATGGAGGTGGAACGCTAGATTATTTATTTACCCCTGGCTTTGGATTCTTAGTTGGTTTCATTCCAGCCGCTTGGTTAACAGGTCGGCTAGCCAACCAGGCTGGGATGAACAATTTACCTCGCCTGACCCTTTCGGCGGTTGCTGGCCTGATGGCCCTTCAAGCTTGTGGAGTCTTGAATTTAATATTTGGCTCTTTAATGATTAGATGGTCTAACCCTCTCCCCGAATTACTTTTCACCTACACCCTTGCACCTCTGCCGGCCCAACTAAGCCTTTGTGCATGTGTTGGCCTAATCGCAATACCTCTAAGAAAGCTTCTATTAATCAAATGA
- a CDS encoding NAD(P)H dehydrogenase assembly family protein, producing the protein MEFNIGDQVTLVGPQRYLKTADAMPVLRPPDLVSVTDIGEIVELRANGNAAVRFRRGVFLIALEQLALEGANDRTNDSSGQQA; encoded by the coding sequence ATGGAATTCAACATTGGAGATCAAGTCACTCTTGTCGGACCACAGAGGTATCTAAAGACGGCAGATGCAATGCCTGTACTTCGTCCACCTGATCTTGTTTCTGTAACTGATATAGGTGAAATTGTTGAATTGCGGGCTAATGGAAATGCCGCTGTGCGTTTTAGGAGAGGTGTCTTCCTGATTGCTTTGGAACAGCTTGCCCTTGAAGGGGCAAACGATAGGACGAATGATTCCTCTGGGCAGCAGGCCTAG